In Lepus europaeus isolate LE1 chromosome 19, mLepTim1.pri, whole genome shotgun sequence, the genomic window CAGGCAGGACGCCGGGTAAGGCACCTGTGTCCCACGCAcggggcctgggttcgagttccgTCCTCGGCTTCCTGCTCGCGCatcccagggagacagcagcgaGGGCTCGAGCGACTGTGCTCCTGCACTCACAGGGGGGCCGCGCTGCGCTCTCGTCCCTCTTTTagactttgagaggcagagctggagaaagagggacagagaggtcttccctctgcaggttcactccccaaagggctgcaatggccagaaatgagctgatctgaagccaggagcctcctccgggtctcccacacgggtgcaggggcccaggcacttgggccatcctctactgctttcccaggccacagcagagtgggatcggaagaggagcagctgggacttgaactggtgtccatatgggccGCTGGTGCtccgggcggtggctttacctgctacacaacagcgccggcccctggaccgAGTTCTGACTCCAGTCCAGCGCTGAGCACTGCGGGCAGTCAGGGAGTGGACCCGCAGATAGatgctctgtctccctttctctgtctctcaaacaaatacttttaaaaagaacagacatGGCTGGAGTCCACTTCGTACGTTTGAGGGTCTTGTTCCATTTGGAACTCTGGTTTGACTGAACCCAaatacaggagaccaggaagagggagTGAGATTCCTGCCGTGGGCGGGGCTGAGAACGGAGGAGCTGCAAGCCAGGCAGGCCCAGGGGCCTGTGCGGGGACAGATAGGGAAGGGGCGAAATCCTCGCCTCTCCACGTGGAGAAGGGCGGGAAGCAGCTCCTCTTGTGCCAGCAGACCACAGGCCCTGGCCGAGCAGCGAGTGCTGGGATCGACTACTGATGTCTGCACACAGGTGCAGCGACCCTGGAGTGACCACGCCGAGACCAGGGCTGAAACCTGGCTGctgtttctgctttttaaatatgtattttccgttttatttgaaaggtagatgggaggagagagatctatccattggttcgctccccaaatgcctacaacagccaggactggaccagactaaagctgggagcctggaacttgaatccaggtctccatgtgggtgccagggacccaaggactcgggccgtaTCCGCGTCTCCAGGGCGTGTGTGGGctggaagcaggggcaggggcacggCTGGGATGCCGGTCTCCGGGTGCCCCCGGCTGTTTCTTTGGACGCTGTGTGTTTATCTCCCCCGGTATCTGCTACCATGTACCTCTCCCGCGGTTTGTGGGGCTGTGCTCTTCCTGGATCACTTCCTGTGTCGCGGTTCTGAGCCCTTAGGAGGGTGTCTGGGGCCCAACTGTCCTGGGCGCTGGTTCGTTTCCTCGAGCAGCAGTCTGAGCACAGGCGCAGATCCAGGGTAGCACAGCTCTATCAGCCAAGGGAAGGCACACACGCGGGCGCAGCCTGGGGTCCCGGCTGCTCGGAGAGCTGCAGCCCACCCTGCGCCgatctgggggtggggtggggctgggcggaGGCTCCCAGGGATTTGGAGACTTTTCTGAgagtcaggtgcatgatgggagtggagTGTCAGCCCTGGTAACTCCTGATGGCCTTGGGCGCAGGCCACGGCGGGGTGCAGTCCGCAGCCTTGGTGGACATTTGCGTTGGCGCCGGCTCAGGGTGGTGGATCTGCTACCAGTTTCACTGCAAATCCACGAGAGAGTGAGCAAAGCTGCATGGGGTCTGTCAGCCGCAGGACGGGCACCGTGGTGAGGACAGGGAGGACGGACCGGCCACTGGCCCGGGACCTCGGGGGATGTGCGGGCCGAGGAGCAGCACCAGTGTGGCCGCGGCCTTCTCGGGGAGCCCGGGGGCAGGTGTGGCAGCACGCGCGCccctctgctgaggcccggggacGCTGTAGACGCTGCTCAAACCCGAGCGTGCAACACACGTGCACTGGCCCACGGCCACTGTGAGCGCGCGTCTGCTGAGGGCAGTGCAGCCAGCACAACGGGGGACCCAGGGACCCTGAGGCTCTGGGCCAAGCCGGGCGTGTGGGCACCTGTGTGCTGTGGGCCTGCGGTTGCCGGGCGGGGCTGGCTGGCGGTGCGGGGGGTGGCCCCCAGTGCAGTTCTGGGTGCGGGCTCCCCTGCGTCCGACCAGGGTGAGCCCAGGAGCGGTCTTCGCCAAGGCACTGCACCGCCGCGCCTGTCATTGCCTGCGGCTCCTCCAGCCCGGCCCGGCCAGGAGCAGGGGCACAGGGCGCCCCTCCGAGATTCGGGCCAGCGCAGGCCGTCACGCACACCTCCGCCCCCGTGGTCACCCACTGGTCACCTGTCCCTCTGCTGCTCGGCCAGTGCCACCCTCACGGTGCTGGCGCCGAGCCTCAGGCCCTGCAAGCAGGAGACCGCCCGCTGGGCCGTGCCTGGGTCTTGGTAGTGGAGCAGGACCGGGTGCCGTGGCCCCTGCCAGGTGAGCCGCGGGGGCATCAGCCCGAGTTCCCGGAGGGCTCTCTTGAGATCGCTCACACGGGCATCGTGGGGGAGGTTCCCCACGGAAACGGTGGCAGCCGGCAGCGGGGAGCCGCGGGCCACTCCCTGAGGGTCCTGGGGCCTCCCGACGCCCCCCGGGGGAGCTGCCCGCTGGCTGCCCGCCGCGTCCCGAAGGGCGACGTCTTTCCCGGCCTGCTCCTCTCGGCGCCGGAGGCTCCTCAGTATGGGGATTTTCTCCATCATCTCAGGGCTGATCTGAAAAAGCCAAGCGGTTCCGCTGCTGAGGGTGGCACAGGAGGGACAGGGTCACCTGGGGGCCTCCCAGCATGGACATCTGGTGTCCCTGGCTGTCGGTAAACCGGCGCCTCCGGACACTGCAGGCGAGACCCAGTGGGCGGCAGCGCCCCCAAGAACCTGCTGACCTCACGGGGAGGCCCAGAGCCGGGAGGACAGAGCAGCCCCCGGGcccgggtggggaggggagggcaccagcacacagaagacccccccgccccgccccgtctcTGGTgcgctgcctttcagataaacggggaaaaaatacaaattaaagtgaCTACAATCGGATAATCTCGCTCTGGATTGGGCGGGTCTGGAGCTCAGGAGGgagtcacttttttctttttggaaaaacaaaaagaaaaagtcttagtttatttttctgaagggcagactgacagagagggagggaaagacccagaggagaggtcatccacctgctggctgactccccagcCGGGCACAACAACTAGTGCAGGGCCCGGcggcagccaggaaccaggaactccacgtgGATCTTGGCGTGGGCGCCGGTGCCTCCCCCAGGCACGTCATAGCAGCGGGGACCTGAGCCGGCGCTGGGATGGGCGGGAGCATTCCCAGTGCTCCCAGCTCGGAGCCCCCACACAGGACCCAGCGAGGGCGCGGACAGAGGGGCAGGAGGCCGGCGGTGGAACCGGCTCAGTGTGCCAACAGCCGGTGAGGAAAGCACGCCTTctgtgccccgcccccagccggcCTGCGGCGCGAGGACGGGAGACACTCAGGACCAGGGGGCATCTCGGACCCCACTTCCACAGGCCGTCCGGGAAGGTGTTCAGGCGTTGGCCACGGTGTCcgtgcccctcctccaccccagcccctgcggcAGCgtgggctccccacccccacccaacaaATGTCCTGAGAGCGCACCTTGCTGCAGGAGAgcggggcccaggctggggcagccGCTGCGTTCCTAAGAGCCCCACACGGGGGCGACCCCAGGGCCGCGGAGGAGCAACAGCCTGGCCAGCGGCCGAGGTCGCAGCTCACGGCCAGCAGAGCGGGGGTCGGGAGGCTCCGGCACACAGCccagctgcgtctgctgcacccGGCCGGTCCCTCATCTGCCCGTTGTTTTCACCCCCTACGATTTCTCGCTCATTCCGGGTCTCTGCTGGCGTGCCCACCGCCTGAATCCCAGCTGATAGCTAAGATCCGCAGGTGAGGGTCACAAAGTGACACCCTCCAAAGGGCCCCTCCCATTCTGCTTGGAGGTCCACAAATCTGGATTCCccgggcccagcgctgtggcgtagcgggtcaagctgccgcctgcagtgctggcatcccacatgggcaccggttccagtcccggctgctccacttccgacccagctccctgcggtggcctgggaaagcagtagaggatggcccaagtgcttgggcccctgcacccacgtgggagacctggaggaagctcctggcttcagagtggcccagctccggcccttgcggccatctggggagtgaaccagaggttaggagaccaatctctctctctctctctctgcctctcagataagcgAATCTTGGCgcttagagaggagaggcacagggctGTAAACCGCCGCCTCCTGGGAGTGGACTGGCGGAACTCGGCCCAGCTGCGCATCGGGGCTCAGAGGTTTGTAAGCAGCCCCGGGGCCTGGAGACGCGACCGGGGCGACCCTCACGCCCCAGGCCAGTGCCGCAGACACTGACCACCCACCTTGGACCACGCGATGCCGGCTGGCTGCGGGCGCTCCCGGCCGGTGGCGATGAGCCGGGTGGGAGTGAGGATGTAGTCGACCGCGATGTCGTGGTCCTCCAGGAGGGCTTCCGGGATGTCCACGACCTGGTCAGGCAGAGCAGGTAAAGGAGCCGCCGGGAGCCGCCCAGCGGACGTGGTCACACAGCA contains:
- the MTHFSD gene encoding methenyltetrahydrofolate synthase domain-containing protein isoform X4, producing the protein MEPRAGVSKQDIRERIWDHMESQNLADFPRPVHHRIPNFKGSYVACQNLQDMDVFARAREVKVDPDKPLEGARLLALQSKKTLLVPTPRLRTGLFNKITPPPGATKADLRRCATSQVVDIPEALLEDHDIAVDYILTPTRLIATGRERPQPAGIAWSKISPEMMEKIPILRSLRRREEQAGKDVALRDAAGSQRAAPPGGVGRPQDPQGVARGSPLPAATVSVGNLPHDARVSDLKRALRELGLMPPRLTWQGPRHPVLLHYQDPGTAQRAVSCLQGLRLGASTVRVALAEQQRDR
- the MTHFSD gene encoding methenyltetrahydrofolate synthase domain-containing protein isoform X3, translating into MESQNLADFPRPVHHRIPNFKGSYVACQNLQDMDVFARAREVKVDPDKPLEGARLLALQSKKTLLVPTPRLRTGLFNKITPPPGATKADLRRCATSQGVRSHSVPVGLDSKVLVDLVVVGSVAVSEKGWRIGKGEGYADLEYAMMVSMGAVHEGTPVVTIVHDCQVVDIPEALLEDHDIAVDYILTPTRLIATGRERPQPAGIAWSKISPEMMEKIPILRSLRRREEQAGKDVALRDAAGSQRAAPPGGVGRPQDPQGVARGSPLPAATVSVGNLPHDARVSDLKRALRELGLMPPRLTWQGPRHPVLLHYQDPGTAQRAVSCLQGLRLGASTVRVALAEQQRDR
- the MTHFSD gene encoding methenyltetrahydrofolate synthase domain-containing protein isoform X5; this translates as MESQNLADFPRPVHHRIPNFKGAPHAAELLPRLQAFRTARTVKVNPDAPQRSARYLVLDSKKTLLVPTPRLRTGLFNKITPPPGATKADLRRCATSQGVRSHSVPVGLDSKVLVDLVVVGSVAVSEKGWRIGKGEGYADLEYAMMVSMGAVHEGTPVVTIVHDCQVVDIPEALLEDHDIAVDYILTPTRLIATGRERPQPAGIAWSKISPEMMEKIPILRSLRRREEQAGKDVALRDAAGSQRAAPPGGVGRPQDPQGVARGSPLPAATVSVGNLPHDARVSDLKRALRELGLMPPRLTWQGPRHPVLLHYQDPGTAQRAVSCLQGLRLGASTVRVALAEQQRDR